A region of Lycium barbarum isolate Lr01 chromosome 1, ASM1917538v2, whole genome shotgun sequence DNA encodes the following proteins:
- the LOC132605528 gene encoding uncharacterized protein LOC132605528, translating to MGDSFNPTPGTKSMVTTAITTKNESKQHIISSGSNPFKNVRQIDLIKYGKQRRGSANQLVFFLVKVAALEAVRRISRSKCPFVWSSLQALQVVCYPPLKWMQRWNPFRVLVEGMQMLSRPLLVLSIATAFSDHSEFNNDTSDSTQVSPDTNDMRADSEAQLEVSSEQSIPSERVGNEISQSVSSTSLASWLLKLYKDLEKQGICLPERIDEEELHQFFTAADGDFTRLLSSVKKTIRWRETYRILSRQELEVWSKMVFWHGFDQQHRPCLIVRLGLACTSLPSRDRPCFAQAVVSQVEHGVLHLVDQQNSQITVLVDCEGLTPLRLPMQMLRSCSTLLQDHFPNRLGCLFVIRLPPIVRVVAQTFVQVFKPVTRQKLRFEGEMYQKILAECLQTLPSYLGGQCPCSRCANLDMTKMPNTSMNDHQETAITEIINNPLDLTPLHSGEQTEIPTNYTCDQILRKGVLGILIFWVFVALIAGVFDPESRPVLPH from the exons ATGGGAGACTCCTTTAATCCCACCCCTGGGACAAAGTCTATGGTCACAACTGCTATCACTACTAAAAATGAATCTAAACAGCACATCATTTCTTCTGGCTCGAACCCTTTTAAAAATGTAAGGCAGATTGATCTGATAAAATATGGGAAGCAGAGAAGGGGAAGTGCTAATCAGTTAGTTTTCTTTCTGGTTAAAGTTGCTGCCTTGGAGGCTGTGCGTAGGATCTCACGGTCCAAATGTCCATTTGTATGGTCTAGCCTACAAGCTCTGCAAGTTGTATGCTACCCGCCACTTAAGTGGATGCAAAGGTGGAATCCTTTTCGGGTTCTGGTTGAAGGCATGCAG ATGCTATCGCGGCCACTGCTAGTGCTATCTATAGCTACAGCTTTTTCTGATCATTCAGAATTCAATAATGATACCTCAGATAGCACTCAAGTTTCCCCGGACACCAATGATATGCGTGCTGATTCAGAAGCTCAGCTAGAAGTCTCTTCTGAGCAGTCTATCCCAAGTGAAAG GGTTGGCAATGAAATTTCTCAAAGTGTGTCTTCCACAAGTTTGGCAAGTTGGTTGCTTAAGCTTTACAAAGATCTGGAAAAGCAAGGAATTTGCCTGCCAGAGAG AATTGATGAAGAGGAACTCCATCAATTTTTTACGGCTGCAGATGGAGATTTTACTCGCTTACTTTCTTCAGTGAAGAAGACAATTCGCTGGAGGGAGACTTACAGAATTCTTTCCAGACAAGAACTTGAAGTGTGGTCAAAAATGGTCTTTTGGCATGGATTTGATCAGCAGCATCGACCCTGCCTCATTGTCCGCCTTGGCTTAGCGTGCACCAGCTTGCCATCTCGTGACAGACCTTGCTTCGCCCAAGCAGTTG TATCTCAGGTGGAGCATGGGGTTCTTCATTTGGTGGACCAGCAAAATTCTCAAATTACTGTTTTGGTAGACTGTGAAGGATTGACTCCATTGAGACTTCCCATGCAAATGCTGAGATCCTGTTCTACTCTTTTGCAAGATCACTTCCCAAACCGTCTAGGCTGTTTATTCGTTATACGCCTTCCTCCCATTGTTCGAGTTGTCGCACAAACCTTTGTGCAA GTTTTCAAACCGGTCACTAGGCAAAAATTGAGATTTGAAGGGGAAATGTACCAAAAGATTCTTGCTGAGTGTTTGCAAACACTCCCATCTTATCTTGGTGGGCAGTGCCCATGCTCAAGATGTGCTAACTTGGACATGACCAAGATGCCTAATACGAGCATGAATGACCATCAAGAGACAGCGATAACTGAGATTATTAACAATCCTCTGGATCTAACACCACTCCATTCAGGTGAACAGACTGAAATTCCGACAAATTATACATGTGATCAGATCCTAAGAAAGGGCGTGCTAGGTATTCTTATATTCTGGGTTTTTGTTGCTTTAATTGCTGGAGTATTTGATCCAGAAAGTCGTCCTGTTTTACCTCATTAA
- the LOC132605539 gene encoding uncharacterized protein LOC132605539: MASNLGPAFAYTVVYCKDVAKSAAFYAKAFGYNVRRLDENRKWGELESGATTIAFTPVHQHETDDITGQVQTPQSRGDRQPVELCFDYVDIDAAYKRAIENGALAVSEPEEKKWGQKVGYVRDPDGNIVRLGSHVRS; the protein is encoded by the exons ATGGCATCAAATCTGGGGCCAGCATTTGCTTATACAGTGGTGTATTGTAAAGATGTTGCTAAATCTGCCGCTTTTTATGCTAAAGCCTTCGGCTACAACGTTCGTCGCTTAGATGAAAATCGCAA ATGGGGAGAATTAGAGAGCGGAGCTACCACAATAGCATTCACACCGGTGCACCAGCACGAGACAGATGACATAACGGGTCAGGTCCAGACCCCTCAATCTCGGGGTGATAGACAACCCGTTGAGCTTTGCTTCGATTATGTGGACATTGATGCTGCCTACAAG AGGGCAATCGAAAATGGAGCATTAGCGGTGAGCGAACCAGAGGAGAAGAAATGGGGACAGAAAGTTGGATATGTGAGAGATCCTGATGGTAACATCGTTAGATTGGGAAGCCATGTCAGATCCTGA
- the LOC132605569 gene encoding WUSCHEL-related homeobox 2, translated as MNDNMSVDMLASGGTPVGSRWNPTNEQIELLESLYRQGIRTPSAEQIQQITGRLRAFGHIEGKNVFYWFQNHKARQRQKQKQDKFAYFNHFLHRTSVFPPPCPNVGCSPYYAPQRNLGFYQQYPVPSLILPAGQGGFKRRATYDATAALYINATTTHPPENNSANANKQFNQETLNLFPLHPTGVLQEKTTNSSSSSTTSAHDQSSVVTSCPSNSVETVNCFTDLGIGAADHRPAFNFACGKGPC; from the exons atgaaTGATAATATGAGTGTGGATATGTTAGCATCTGGTGGAACTCCAGTAGGGTCTAGGTGGAATCCAACGAATGAACAAATTGAGTTGCTTGAGAGTTTATACAGGCAAGGGATAAGAACACCAAGTGCTGAGCAGATACAACAGATTACGGGGAGGCTAAGGGCTTTTGGTCACATTGAGGGGAAGAATGTGTTTTATTGGTTTCAAAATCATAAGGCAAGGCAACGACAGAAACAGAAGCAAGATAAATTTGCTTATTTCAATCACTTTCTTCATCGGACTTCTGTTTTTCCACCACCTTGCCCAAATG TTGGTTGCAGCCCTTATTACGCACCACAAAGAAATCTAGGGTTTTATCAGCAGTATCCAGTTCCCAGTCTTATCCTCCCAGCTGGACAAGGCGGTTTCAAAAGGAGAGCAACTTATGATGCTACTGCTGCTTTATACATCAATGCTACTACTACTCATCCTCCAGAAAATAACAGTGCAAATGCAAATAAGCAGTTTAATCAAGAAACCTTAAATCTTTTCCCGCTGCACCCAACTGGGGTTTTACAAGAAAAGACTACcaactcttcttcttcttccactaCTTCTGCTCATGATCAGTCCAGTGTTGTTACTAGTTGTCCTTCAAATTCAGTGGAAACTGTAAACTGTTTTACTGATCTTGGAATTGGTGCTGCTGATCATCGTCCAGCGTTTAACTTCGCATGTGGAAAGGGTCCTTGTTAG